A part of Paenibacillus donghaensis genomic DNA contains:
- a CDS encoding glycoside hydrolase family 1 protein, which produces MTKINKGFPADFLWGGATAANQLEGAYDVDGKGLSSADMVAYVPKDKRTQDHAIEISSERIQQILSGEFEARFPKREGIDFYHRYKEDIALFAEMGFKVFRLSINWARIFPNGDDAQPNEAGLQFYDNVFDELHKYGIEPLVTLAHYETPLGLTLKYNGWASREVVGFFTTYAETVFKRYKDKVKYWITFNEINMMTLSPFTGGGVVIDKSENKLQTMYQALHHQFVASALATKLVHEIIPGSQMGCMLARMESYAHTCNPEDVLKNQQENQMNLYFTDVHARGEYPRYMQRYFDENNVVLHVEADDAETLRNNTVDYVAFSYYMTLTVSTSPEGERAEGNLFGGVKNPYLKASDWGWQIDPIGLRVMLNTMYDRYRKPLFIVENGLGAYDKVEADGSIHDTYRIDYHRQHIQQMKEAIKDGVELIGYTSWGPIDLVSMSTSEMSKRYGFIYVDLDDEGNGSLARSRKDSFHWYKEVIASNGEKL; this is translated from the coding sequence ATGACTAAGATCAACAAGGGGTTTCCGGCAGATTTCTTATGGGGAGGCGCCACAGCGGCCAATCAGCTGGAAGGGGCTTATGATGTAGACGGCAAAGGCCTCTCCAGCGCCGACATGGTTGCTTATGTACCGAAGGACAAACGGACACAGGACCACGCGATTGAGATCAGCTCGGAGCGGATTCAGCAGATTCTCTCTGGCGAGTTCGAAGCCCGCTTCCCTAAACGGGAGGGCATTGATTTCTACCACCGGTATAAGGAGGATATTGCCCTGTTCGCCGAAATGGGCTTCAAGGTGTTCCGGTTGTCGATCAACTGGGCGCGGATCTTCCCGAATGGCGATGATGCTCAGCCGAACGAAGCCGGGCTGCAATTCTACGACAATGTGTTTGATGAGCTGCATAAATACGGGATTGAACCGCTGGTTACACTGGCCCATTATGAAACGCCACTGGGTCTTACGCTGAAATATAATGGCTGGGCCAGCCGCGAGGTGGTGGGCTTCTTCACCACTTATGCGGAGACCGTCTTTAAGCGGTACAAGGATAAAGTGAAGTATTGGATTACGTTCAACGAGATCAATATGATGACACTCAGTCCGTTTACGGGTGGCGGTGTAGTGATCGACAAGTCGGAGAATAAGCTGCAGACGATGTACCAGGCGCTGCATCACCAGTTCGTGGCCAGTGCACTGGCTACCAAGCTGGTGCATGAAATCATCCCCGGTTCACAGATGGGCTGTATGCTGGCACGGATGGAGAGTTATGCCCATACCTGCAATCCCGAGGATGTGCTGAAGAACCAGCAGGAGAACCAGATGAATCTGTATTTCACTGATGTTCATGCCCGGGGAGAGTATCCGCGGTATATGCAGCGCTACTTCGATGAGAACAATGTTGTGCTGCACGTGGAAGCGGACGACGCCGAGACGCTGCGGAACAACACGGTGGATTATGTGGCATTCAGCTATTATATGACCTTAACCGTGTCGACCAGTCCGGAAGGGGAGCGGGCGGAAGGCAACCTGTTCGGCGGCGTGAAGAACCCTTATCTGAAGGCCTCCGACTGGGGCTGGCAGATTGATCCGATTGGCCTGCGCGTGATGCTGAACACGATGTATGACCGCTACCGCAAGCCGCTGTTTATTGTCGAGAATGGTCTGGGTGCCTACGATAAAGTGGAAGCAGACGGTTCGATTCATGATACGTACCGGATCGATTACCACAGACAGCATATCCAGCAGATGAAGGAAGCAATCAAGGATGGCGTGGAGCTGATCGGCTACACCAGCTGGGGCCCGATCGACCTGGTCAGCATGTCCACCTCTGAGATGTCCAAGCGTTACGGGTTCATCTATGTCGATCTGGACGACGAGGGTAACGGCAGCCTGGCGCGCTCGCGCAAGGATTCGTTCCATTGGTATAAAGAAGTGATCGCCAGCAATGGCGAGAAGCTGTAG